A stretch of DNA from Bacteroidales bacterium:
GGCTGCACATTCACATACCTGCATATTTATCAACTGACTTTTTGAGTGCATCACGGGGATATCATACAGCAGTAGAGCAACTTTCGTCAGGCATGTCGATAGACTCCCTGACATCGGGGTTGCGTGAATCATACAATGCATGGACAGGAGCCCCGGAAATTTTTGGTTTGAAAATAATTGCAGACATCCCGGCATTTGGGATAGTTGTGCTTATTTCCACTCTGGTTTACATAGGTATTCGCGAATCAAAAATTGCCAGCAACCTGATGGTTTTTCTAAAATTATTGATTTTATTATTGATTATTGCTGTTGGCGTTTTCTATGTTGATACCGGCAACTGGCATCCTTTTGCTCCTAATGGCGTGTCGGGGGTGTTAAAAGGTGTGGCAGCGGTGTTTTTTGCCTACATAGGTTTTGATGCCATTTCAACAACAGCCGAAGAATGTAAAAGGCCACAGAAAGATTTACCCCGTGCTATTATTTTGTCGCTGGTTATTTCTACGGTTTTATATGTGATTATCAGCCTGATATTGACGGGCATGGCTCCCTATAATGAACTTGCTGTAGGGGACCCCCTTGCTTATGTTTTTCATCGCCTTAATCTTAGGGGCTTTTCCGGTGTCATTGCTGTGAGTGCCGTAATATCCATGGCAAGTGTACTTTTAGTGTTTCAACTCGGGCAGCCTAGGATATGGATGAGTATGAGCCGTGACGGCTTGTTGCCAAAGAAATTTTCAAAACTGCATCCAAAATACAAAACCCCTGCATTTTCTTCTGTAGTTGCAGGATTTCTGGTGGCCATACCCACCTTATTTATGAACCTGACCGAAGTGACAGACCTAACAAGCATAGGTACACTTTTCGCATTTGTCCTTGTGTCGGGCGGAGTGCTGGTGTTGGATAACCCCAAAAAGAATAAACAACTGACATCCGAAAAAGCATTCAAAATACCATATCTAAATTCCAGGTATTTTCTTCCATTAATATGGGTAGCCGTTTTTGCGGCAGTTTATTTTATGAACGAGGTTTTTTTAGAAAGTTTTTTTAGCGTAAAAGGTTTAATAATAAACAAAATACCGCTTATGATTTTTATTATTGTTGCTATTATACTTACATTTTTTGCTGTCAAAAAACAATTTTCACTGATACCTGTACTGGGACTGCTTACTAATTTATACCTCATGACGGAACTTGGCATAACCAACTGGCTTCGTTTTCTGATATGGCTGGTAGTAGGGTTATTATTGTATTTTGTTTACGGTTACAAACACAGCAGACTCACCAAAATCAAAACATAAATACCTGATTTGGCGGTTACAAAAATTATATATATCTTTGTCCTCCAATACAATATAAATTGTTTTGCTTCTTGATGCTTTCATCTTTTGTGTCAATTAAGTAACAAAATATATATCAAAAACAATGCGGGGAAAAATAAAAACAGAATATATCCTTAACTTACTTTTTGTTTTGTTGATGGCTTTAATTATTCCCAATATTCACAGCCAGCCGGGGAATTTTTATCAGAAGAACGATTCTATCTTTTCACTTAAAAAGGATAGTATTCCTCCGGATACGATTATAAAACCTGAATATAACGAATCTATAATTGACAGTGTTATACTTTTCGGTAAACAATTTCTGGGCTTGCATTATAAGTATGGAGGTTATACTTCTCAGGGATTTGATTGTTCGGGATATGTTTCTTATATCTTTAAAAATTTTGGTTATTCTTTCCCGAGATCTTCTTCCGGGATGGCAACAGTGGGGGAAAAAGTAGATATTAAATCAGCACGTAAGGGCGATTTTATTTATTTCAAAGGCCGCAGCACAAAATCCAGTCATGTGGGACATGTGGCCCTGATCATCGAAGCCGACTCAGGCCAGGTGACCATGATGCATTCATGCCATCGGGGGGTGCTGATCGAAAAATATAATGACAGCGATTATTACAAAAGACGATACTTGATGTGCAGGAGGTATCGGTTTTAGTTTGCTGGTTCAAAGTTTTAGCTTTATTTTTTTCTTATCTCGCCACTTTCAGAAATTGATAGTGGCGTTTCAGGAAAATCAGAGTTTGTTAGTTTGATAAGTTGCTTAAGTGCGTTATCTTCTTTATCCATCACCGGCCCGCCTTCTCCGGTTTGCATAATTGAAAAAACTTCTGCTTTCAGAAATTCGCCTTTTTCATCAAGGTGAACAGATATGATAGGAGCAACTCCGTTAGGCCCCTTAAGATTAAAACGTCCGTAAGTACAAAAATTCCCTAGGCTATAAGCAATGAATCGGTTTTTGTAAAGTTCTACAGCCCTGGTAACATGCGGCCCGTGGCCGAACACAATATCTGCCCCGCAATCAACCACCATATGCGCAAACTGGTAAACATTGCCTCTGTCTTCATCATAAAAAATTTCTGTTTGTTTGGTAACATGAGTGTGCGCAGCCCCTTCAGCCCCTGCATGCATTGAAACGATGACAATATCACACAATGAATCCAGTGTATGAACAATTTTTTTAACGGTATCTTCTTTTAATATATCTATGGTTCCCTTAAAAGGAGAGAAACCGCAAAACCCTATTTTTAATCCGTTATGTTCGAAGATTGCTGTCGGGCAGGAGTTCAATCCGGCATAGATGATTCCAGCTTTATCGAGCGCTTTAATCGTTGATTCTCTGCCGGCATTGCCAAAATCTCCGCAATGGTTGTTGGCAAGGTTCAGCATATCAAATCCGGCATCTTTTATAATTCCGGCAAAATATTCCGGTATCCTGAAAGCATAGCATTTTGTTGAATCCTGGCATTTTTTTACAGTTCCACCGCTGTTGAGCAGGCACCCTTCAAGGTTGCCAAAAGTAAGGTTAGAGTTTTTTAAAATGTGTTCAACAGGGTTGAAGATATTTTTACCACTATCAGGAGGAAGGTAATTTGCCGAAGGGAAATTTGTCCCCGGCATGATATCTCCTACAGCTGTTATTACTATAGAATTTTCTTTGTTTTGTCCGGAAGCATTATATAATACCGATAGTATAAGAATTATAAAAGACAAAAGTTTCACTTTCATTAAAAACAAATGTTTTTATGATAACGGCTGAGAAGGACGGGATGCCTGTTCAATAACTTTTTCGTATTCCTCAGGAGTGAGGTCGTTATAGAAATAATTGATAGGATTTATTTTTACCCCGTTTTTAATTATTTCATAGTGGCAATGCGGAGCTACGGACAAACCTGTGCTTCCGACATACCCAATTACTTGTCCTCGTTTGACTTTTTCTCCGGGCCTCACGAGCATTTTACTCATATGTCCGTATAGTGATTGAAATCCGTAACCGTGATTGATGATACAAACAATGCCATACCCTGACTGATTCCCTTTGGGGTTAATTACCACACCATCACCGGTTGCATAGATAGGTATTCCTTTTTTTGCTGCAAAATCAATACCCGTGTGCATGCGGGCGGTTTTATAAACAGGATGAATCCGGTACCCGAACCCCGAAACAACTGTTGACTGTGTTTTAGAAACCGGTTGGATTGCCGGTATGCATAAAAGCATTTTTTCTTTATTTTTAGCCAGCTGAACTATCTCATCGAAAGATTTTGATTGGATGTATATCTGGCGGGATATCATATCCAGGCGGGAAGTAATGTTAATCATCAGGTCTGAATTTTCAAAGCCTTTCAATTCTTTATAACGCATTTCTCCACCATATCCGGCTTTACGAATATTGTCCGATATTGGCTCTGCTTCGAATATTGTACGGTAAAGGTTATCATCACGCGATTGCAGATTAGCAAGTATAGCAGATATCTGGTCCATACGGCCATTCAGAATGGTGTACTGCAATTTCATTTTTTCATTTTCACGTTTCAGCACTTTTTCTTTTGGAGAATCAATAAAGCTATATAAAACCAACATGATGGTTGCCGAAATGACCATACCTGAAGTAAGAATGGAAATAAATTTGATGAACTTATGTTTTACGGAAACCTTAAGTTCTTCGAGTGTTAATGTTTTTGGATTAAAATGATATTTGGTCTTTCCCATCTAAAAAATC
This window harbors:
- a CDS encoding amino acid permease — its product is MRFNSLFRKKSIPDILRHAEDLSRDTHKLKKNLNLKDLTALGIAAIIGAGIFSTIGNAAASGGPAVSLLFVFTAFACGLSGLCYARFASAIPISGSAYTYAYASFGELIAWIIGWDLIMEYAVGNIAVAISWSDYFIGLCNGLHIHIPAYLSTDFLSASRGYHTAVEQLSSGMSIDSLTSGLRESYNAWTGAPEIFGLKIIADIPAFGIVVLISTLVYIGIRESKIASNLMVFLKLLILLLIIAVGVFYVDTGNWHPFAPNGVSGVLKGVAAVFFAYIGFDAISTTAEECKRPQKDLPRAIILSLVISTVLYVIISLILTGMAPYNELAVGDPLAYVFHRLNLRGFSGVIAVSAVISMASVLLVFQLGQPRIWMSMSRDGLLPKKFSKLHPKYKTPAFSSVVAGFLVAIPTLFMNLTEVTDLTSIGTLFAFVLVSGGVLVLDNPKKNKQLTSEKAFKIPYLNSRYFLPLIWVAVFAAVYFMNEVFLESFFSVKGLIINKIPLMIFIIVAIILTFFAVKKQFSLIPVLGLLTNLYLMTELGITNWLRFLIWLVVGLLLYFVYGYKHSRLTKIKT
- a CDS encoding C40 family peptidase, translating into MRGKIKTEYILNLLFVLLMALIIPNIHSQPGNFYQKNDSIFSLKKDSIPPDTIIKPEYNESIIDSVILFGKQFLGLHYKYGGYTSQGFDCSGYVSYIFKNFGYSFPRSSSGMATVGEKVDIKSARKGDFIYFKGRSTKSSHVGHVALIIEADSGQVTMMHSCHRGVLIEKYNDSDYYKRRYLMCRRYRF
- a CDS encoding CapA family protein; translation: MKVKLLSFIILILSVLYNASGQNKENSIVITAVGDIMPGTNFPSANYLPPDSGKNIFNPVEHILKNSNLTFGNLEGCLLNSGGTVKKCQDSTKCYAFRIPEYFAGIIKDAGFDMLNLANNHCGDFGNAGRESTIKALDKAGIIYAGLNSCPTAIFEHNGLKIGFCGFSPFKGTIDILKEDTVKKIVHTLDSLCDIVIVSMHAGAEGAAHTHVTKQTEIFYDEDRGNVYQFAHMVVDCGADIVFGHGPHVTRAVELYKNRFIAYSLGNFCTYGRFNLKGPNGVAPIISVHLDEKGEFLKAEVFSIMQTGEGGPVMDKEDNALKQLIKLTNSDFPETPLSISESGEIRKK
- a CDS encoding M23 family metallopeptidase; protein product: MGKTKYHFNPKTLTLEELKVSVKHKFIKFISILTSGMVISATIMLVLYSFIDSPKEKVLKRENEKMKLQYTILNGRMDQISAILANLQSRDDNLYRTIFEAEPISDNIRKAGYGGEMRYKELKGFENSDLMINITSRLDMISRQIYIQSKSFDEIVQLAKNKEKMLLCIPAIQPVSKTQSTVVSGFGYRIHPVYKTARMHTGIDFAAKKGIPIYATGDGVVINPKGNQSGYGIVCIINHGYGFQSLYGHMSKMLVRPGEKVKRGQVIGYVGSTGLSVAPHCHYEIIKNGVKINPINYFYNDLTPEEYEKVIEQASRPSQPLS